A region from the Citrobacter telavivensis genome encodes:
- the cobS gene encoding adenosylcobinamide-GDP ribazoletransferase, whose protein sequence is MSKLFWAMLSFITRLPVPGRWSQGLEFDQYSRGIVTFPLIGLLLGALSGLVFMLFQPWCGAPLAALFTVLALALMTGGFHLDGLADTCDGVFSARSRERMLEIMRDSRLGTHGGLALIFVLLAKVLVVSELALRGTPVLAALAAACAVGRGTAVLLMYRHRYAREEGLGNVFIGHVTGTQTCFTLGLAAILAAVLLPGMQGIAALVVTMVAIFLLGQLLKRTLGGQTGDTLGAAIELGELIFLLALL, encoded by the coding sequence ATGAGTAAGTTGTTCTGGGCAATGCTCTCTTTTATTACGCGTTTGCCTGTTCCTGGCCGCTGGTCACAAGGACTGGAGTTCGATCAGTATTCACGCGGTATTGTGACTTTCCCACTCATTGGCCTGCTGCTTGGTGCCTTGAGTGGGCTGGTGTTTATGCTCTTTCAGCCCTGGTGCGGCGCACCGCTGGCAGCGCTTTTCACCGTGTTAGCGCTGGCGCTGATGACGGGAGGCTTTCACCTCGATGGTCTGGCCGATACCTGTGACGGTGTTTTCTCTGCCCGTAGTCGGGAACGCATGCTGGAGATTATGCGCGACAGCCGCCTGGGAACGCATGGCGGCCTGGCGCTCATTTTTGTTCTGCTGGCGAAAGTTCTGGTGGTCAGCGAACTGGCGCTACGCGGTACTCCTGTGCTGGCGGCGCTGGCGGCCGCCTGTGCGGTAGGGCGCGGGACGGCCGTGCTGTTGATGTACCGCCATCGCTACGCCCGTGAAGAGGGACTAGGCAATGTGTTTATCGGCCATGTCACCGGAACGCAAACCTGCTTTACTCTTGGCCTTGCGGCGATTCTGGCGGCGGTCCTCCTGCCCGGAATGCAGGGCATAGCGGCTCTGGTCGTGACGATGGTGGCGATCTTCTTGCTGGGACAACTGTTAAAACGTACGTTGGGTGGACAAACCGGCGATACGCTGGGTGCGGCAATAGAACTTGGTGAGTTGATATTCCTGCTGGCTCTGCTGTGA
- the cobT gene encoding nicotinate-nucleotide--dimethylbenzimidazole phosphoribosyltransferase, protein MQTLTSLLREIPPMNRDAMTRAQQHIDGLLKPPGSLGRLEALAVQLAGMPGLNGVPRVGEKAILVMCADHGVWDEGVAVSPKVVTAIQAANMTRGTTGVCVLAAHAGAKVHVIDVGIDAELIPGVVNMRVARGCGNIATGPAMSRTQAEELLLEVIRYTREQAQRGVTLFGVGELGMANTTPAAAIVSVLTGSEAEAVVGIGANLPLSRVGNKVEVVRRAIAVNQPNPHDGLDVLAKVGGFDLVGMAGVILGAASCGLPVLLDGFLSYSAALAACQIAPEIKPYLIPSHFSAEKGARIALEHLELDPYLNMGMRLGEGSGAALAMPIVEAACAMYSNMGQLAASNIVLPDGKETV, encoded by the coding sequence ATGCAAACGTTAACCTCTTTACTCCGCGAAATTCCGCCGATGAACCGTGACGCCATGACGCGAGCGCAGCAGCATATTGACGGCCTGCTTAAGCCGCCGGGTAGTCTTGGACGACTGGAGGCGCTGGCGGTACAACTGGCGGGTATGCCGGGTTTGAACGGGGTACCGCGTGTCGGCGAGAAAGCGATACTGGTGATGTGTGCCGATCACGGAGTCTGGGATGAAGGGGTTGCCGTTTCACCTAAAGTGGTGACCGCTATTCAGGCGGCCAATATGACGCGCGGCACGACGGGCGTCTGCGTGCTTGCGGCCCATGCCGGTGCAAAGGTTCATGTGATCGACGTGGGGATTGATGCGGAACTCATCCCCGGCGTGGTGAACATGCGCGTGGCGCGAGGGTGCGGGAATATTGCCACCGGTCCGGCAATGAGCCGTACGCAGGCGGAAGAGCTGCTGCTGGAAGTTATTCGCTACACGCGCGAACAGGCACAGCGCGGCGTGACGCTGTTTGGCGTGGGTGAATTGGGGATGGCGAATACCACGCCTGCCGCGGCGATTGTCAGCGTGCTGACAGGCAGCGAGGCTGAAGCAGTGGTAGGGATTGGCGCCAATCTGCCGCTTTCCCGCGTGGGAAATAAAGTAGAGGTGGTTCGTCGCGCGATTGCCGTCAACCAACCCAATCCGCATGATGGGCTGGACGTGCTGGCGAAAGTCGGTGGTTTTGATCTGGTGGGCATGGCGGGGGTCATTCTGGGGGCCGCTTCCTGCGGCTTACCGGTGTTGCTGGATGGCTTCTTGTCCTATTCCGCTGCGTTGGCAGCCTGCCAGATTGCGCCTGAGATCAAGCCGTATCTGATTCCTTCGCACTTCTCCGCCGAAAAAGGGGCGCGGATTGCGCTGGAGCATCTGGAGCTCGATCCCTATCTCAATATGGGAATGCGTCTGGGCGAGGGCAGCGGTGCCGCACTGGCTATGCCGATCGTGGAGGCCGCTTGCGCGATGTACAGCAACATGGGGCAACTGGCTGCCAGCAATATCGTTCTGCCGGATGGTAAAGAAACCGTCTGA
- the ldtA gene encoding L,D-transpeptidase, which yields MLPRVKLFCSLFMLFASQSALAVSYPLPPEGSRLVGNPLTITVPDKNTQPLEAFAAQYGQGLSNMLEANPDVDVFLPKSGSTLVVPQQIILPATVRQGIVVNVAEMRLYYYPNGSNTVEVFPIGIGQAGRETPRNWVTKVERKQEAPSWTPTANTRREYARRGESLPAFVPAGPDNPMGLYAIYIGKLYAIHGTNANFGIGLRVSQGCIRLRNDDIEHLFQNVPVGTRVQIIDQPVKTTAEPDGSRWVEVHEPLSRNRSEYESDKKVPLPITPVMRSFMSGEGVDVHRVSEALERRSGMPVNISHGQTGI from the coding sequence ATGTTGCCTCGTGTAAAATTGTTCTGTTCATTATTTATGCTGTTTGCAAGCCAGAGCGCGCTGGCTGTCAGCTATCCACTACCACCTGAAGGAAGTCGTCTGGTCGGAAATCCGCTGACGATTACTGTCCCTGACAAGAATACTCAACCGCTTGAAGCTTTTGCCGCGCAGTACGGACAAGGGCTGAGCAATATGCTGGAAGCCAATCCGGATGTGGATGTGTTCCTGCCGAAGTCGGGTTCAACGCTGGTTGTGCCGCAGCAAATCATTCTGCCGGCTACCGTTCGTCAGGGCATTGTCGTGAACGTGGCGGAGATGCGTCTCTACTACTATCCGAACGGCAGTAATACCGTTGAGGTTTTCCCTATCGGTATTGGTCAGGCAGGGCGAGAAACGCCGCGTAACTGGGTGACGAAAGTTGAGCGTAAGCAGGAGGCACCGAGTTGGACGCCAACGGCGAATACCCGTCGTGAATACGCGAGAAGGGGAGAAAGCCTGCCCGCCTTCGTTCCTGCCGGGCCGGATAACCCCATGGGGCTGTACGCTATCTATATCGGCAAGCTGTACGCTATTCATGGCACCAATGCTAATTTCGGCATTGGTCTGCGCGTGAGCCAGGGCTGCATTCGTTTACGCAACGATGATATCGAGCATCTGTTCCAGAATGTACCTGTGGGAACCCGCGTGCAGATCATCGATCAGCCGGTGAAAACCACCGCAGAACCGGATGGCAGTCGCTGGGTGGAAGTGCACGAACCACTGTCCCGTAACCGCTCAGAATATGAATCTGACAAAAAAGTCCCACTGCCGATCACGCCTGTGATGCGTAGCTTTATGAGCGGTGAGGGTGTGGATGTTCACCGCGTCAGCGAAGCGCTCGAAC